The Streptomyces sp. NBC_01197 genome window below encodes:
- a CDS encoding maltokinase N-terminal cap-like domain-containing protein has product MSKAASTRNSVRSAGSSGPLRLLDSLAPLLHEWLPKQRWFAGKGRPVTAFTLVSATELLPVGAAPGLLHLLVRAEQESPAPADSTGDCYQLLLGVRTSLPPRLAAALIGRARTGPLAGSVLYDALLDPRLTGLLLERLRAPGRIGALRFDRDPASEIPAGLPARPLGAEQSNTSLVYGDTFILKVFRRVHPGSNPDLELPLALAQAGCSRVPAPVAWYETTEPEPATLGVLQPYLAGSEDGWQLALLALTDGHDFAAGARALGRATAEVHGTLASALPTAVLRKQQIQHLAAEMTARLEATAQAVPALAPYVAGLRTAFDTLADLGHAGRTWAAQRIHGDLHLGQSLRARDGEWSVIDFEGEPARPLAERTRPQPVVRDVAGMLRSFDYAARTHRPWSPKWAIGCRDAYCEGYASVAGADPRAEPELLRAYETDKAVYEVLYEARNRPDWLPVPMAAIERLSLPEPPVSHRAPKLPRRPPQ; this is encoded by the coding sequence ATGTCCAAGGCTGCATCCACCCGGAACAGCGTGCGCTCCGCCGGGTCGTCCGGCCCCCTCCGCCTCCTCGACTCCCTCGCCCCCCTGCTGCACGAGTGGCTGCCCAAGCAGCGCTGGTTCGCGGGCAAGGGACGGCCCGTCACCGCCTTCACGCTGGTCTCGGCCACCGAACTGCTGCCGGTCGGCGCGGCCCCCGGGCTACTCCATCTGCTGGTCCGGGCCGAACAGGAATCCCCCGCGCCCGCCGACTCGACCGGCGACTGCTACCAGCTGCTGCTCGGCGTTCGGACCTCACTGCCGCCGCGCCTCGCCGCCGCGCTGATCGGGCGGGCCCGTACCGGACCGCTGGCCGGGTCCGTGCTGTACGACGCGCTGCTCGACCCGCGGCTGACCGGGCTGCTCCTGGAACGGCTGCGCGCGCCCGGCCGGATCGGAGCGCTGCGCTTCGACCGCGACCCCGCATCGGAGATCCCCGCCGGGCTGCCCGCACGGCCGCTGGGCGCGGAGCAGTCCAACACCTCTCTGGTCTATGGCGATACGTTCATCCTGAAGGTCTTCCGCCGCGTCCACCCAGGGTCGAACCCCGATCTGGAGCTGCCGCTCGCGCTGGCCCAGGCCGGCTGCTCCCGGGTGCCCGCACCCGTCGCCTGGTACGAGACGACGGAGCCCGAACCGGCCACGCTGGGTGTACTCCAGCCGTACCTCGCCGGCTCCGAGGACGGCTGGCAGCTGGCGCTGCTCGCGCTCACCGACGGCCACGACTTCGCGGCGGGCGCGCGGGCGCTGGGCCGGGCGACCGCCGAGGTACACGGGACACTGGCGTCCGCCCTGCCCACCGCAGTCCTGCGCAAACAGCAGATACAGCATCTCGCCGCGGAGATGACGGCGCGTCTGGAGGCCACGGCCCAGGCCGTGCCCGCGCTCGCGCCGTACGTTGCGGGGCTGCGCACCGCCTTCGACACGCTCGCCGACCTGGGGCACGCCGGCCGTACCTGGGCCGCCCAGCGCATCCACGGCGATCTGCATCTGGGCCAGAGCCTGCGGGCCAGGGACGGCGAGTGGTCGGTCATCGACTTCGAGGGCGAACCGGCCCGCCCGCTCGCCGAACGCACCCGCCCGCAGCCGGTGGTCCGCGATGTGGCGGGGATGCTGCGCTCCTTCGACTACGCGGCCCGCACCCACCGCCCGTGGTCCCCGAAGTGGGCGATCGGCTGCCGCGACGCGTACTGCGAGGGGTACGCGTCGGTGGCCGGCGCCGACCCGCGCGCGGAACCGGAGCTGCTACGCGCGTACGAGACCGACAAGGCGGTGTACGAGGTCCTCTACGAGGCCAGGAACCGCCCCGACTGGCTGCCCGTACCGATGGCCGCGATCGAGCGGCTCTCGCTCCCCGAACCCCCTGTTTCCCACCGTGCGCCGAAGCTGCCGAGGAGGCCGCCCCAGTGA
- the glgB gene encoding 1,4-alpha-glucan branching enzyme — MPTEPAEATEPRANTEPPARTEPTAVLPSQPTPAGGARPAETLGAGERERLLSGGHHDPHALLGAHPVTGGIAVRALRPYARSVTVVAKGLRAELHDDGQGFFSALLPLRTVPEYALLVTYDDAEIELQDPYRFLPTLGELDLHLIGEGRHEELWKALGAQPMTVQGVTGTRFTVWAPDARGVRVSGDFNYWDGVAYPMRSLGSSGVWELFVPGIGEGALYKFDLMRPDGSHTLRADPMARRTEVPPATASVVTKSHHRWQDQEWMAHRADRPVHEAPLSVYEVHLPSWRPGLTYRQLATQLPAYVQDLGFTHVELMPVSEHPFGGSWGYQVTGFYAPTSRMGTPDDFRYLVDALHRAGIGVLMDWVPAHFPKDDWALAQFDGRPLYEHSDPARAEHPDWGTLEFDYGRTEVRNFLVANATYWCEEFHIDGLRVDAVASMLYLDYSREEGQWSPNEHGGRENPDAVAFLQEMNATVYRRNPGVVTIAEESTAWDGVTRATDQVGAGGYGGLGFGLKWNMGWMHDSLEYVAKEPVHRKYHHNEMTFSMVYAFSENYVLPISHDEVVHGKQALVSKMPGDWWQQRATHRAYLGFMWAHPGKQLLFMGQEFAQGAEWSEAHGPDWWLLDPSYGAAHDHRGVRDLVRDLNAVYTAAPALWQRDTDPGGFAWVAGDAAEDNVFAFLRYDAHGAPLLSVSNFSPVVRHQYRLGVPESVPEWHEVLNTDTGLYGGGDVRNTDPLKPEPVPYHGRPSSIGLTLPPLATVWLRPV; from the coding sequence ATGCCCACAGAACCCGCAGAAGCCACAGAGCCCAGGGCGAACACAGAGCCTCCCGCGCGCACCGAGCCCACAGCCGTTCTGCCCTCCCAGCCGACGCCGGCCGGAGGTGCAAGGCCCGCGGAGACGCTCGGCGCCGGGGAACGCGAGCGGCTGCTCAGCGGCGGCCACCACGACCCGCACGCGCTGCTCGGCGCCCACCCGGTCACCGGTGGCATCGCCGTCCGGGCGCTGCGGCCGTACGCCCGGTCCGTGACCGTGGTCGCGAAGGGGCTCCGCGCCGAACTGCACGACGACGGTCAGGGCTTCTTCTCCGCCCTGCTGCCGCTGCGCACCGTCCCGGAGTACGCGCTGCTCGTCACGTACGACGACGCCGAGATCGAGCTCCAGGACCCGTACCGCTTCCTGCCCACCCTCGGGGAGCTCGATCTGCATCTGATCGGCGAGGGCCGCCACGAGGAGCTGTGGAAGGCGCTCGGCGCGCAGCCGATGACCGTCCAGGGCGTCACCGGCACCCGCTTCACCGTCTGGGCACCGGACGCACGCGGGGTGCGGGTCAGCGGGGACTTCAACTACTGGGACGGCGTGGCGTATCCGATGCGTTCGCTCGGGTCGTCCGGTGTGTGGGAGCTGTTCGTGCCGGGCATCGGCGAGGGCGCGCTCTACAAGTTCGACCTGATGCGCCCGGACGGCAGCCACACCCTGCGCGCCGACCCGATGGCGCGGCGCACCGAGGTACCGCCCGCCACCGCCTCGGTCGTGACCAAGTCGCACCACCGCTGGCAGGACCAGGAGTGGATGGCGCACCGCGCCGACCGGCCGGTCCATGAGGCACCCCTCTCGGTGTACGAGGTCCATCTGCCGTCCTGGCGGCCCGGCCTGACGTACCGCCAGCTGGCGACACAGCTCCCGGCCTACGTCCAGGACCTGGGTTTCACGCATGTGGAGCTGATGCCGGTCTCCGAGCACCCCTTCGGCGGCTCGTGGGGGTACCAGGTCACCGGTTTCTACGCGCCGACGTCCCGGATGGGCACGCCCGACGACTTCCGGTATCTGGTGGACGCGCTGCACCGGGCGGGTATCGGCGTCCTGATGGACTGGGTGCCGGCGCACTTCCCGAAGGACGACTGGGCGCTGGCGCAGTTCGACGGGCGCCCGCTGTACGAGCACTCCGACCCGGCCCGCGCCGAGCATCCCGACTGGGGAACCCTGGAGTTCGACTACGGGCGCACCGAGGTCCGTAACTTCCTTGTGGCCAACGCAACTTACTGGTGCGAGGAGTTCCACATCGATGGACTCCGGGTGGACGCCGTCGCCTCGATGCTCTATCTGGACTACTCGCGCGAGGAAGGGCAGTGGTCGCCGAACGAGCACGGCGGCCGGGAGAACCCGGACGCGGTGGCCTTCCTCCAGGAGATGAACGCGACGGTCTACCGGCGCAACCCCGGCGTGGTGACGATCGCCGAGGAGTCGACCGCCTGGGACGGTGTCACCCGGGCCACCGACCAGGTCGGCGCGGGCGGCTACGGGGGTCTCGGCTTCGGGCTCAAGTGGAACATGGGGTGGATGCACGACTCGCTGGAGTACGTGGCCAAGGAGCCGGTGCACCGCAAGTACCACCACAACGAGATGACGTTCTCGATGGTGTACGCGTTCAGCGAGAACTACGTCCTGCCCATCTCGCACGACGAGGTGGTGCACGGAAAGCAGGCGCTGGTCTCGAAGATGCCGGGCGACTGGTGGCAGCAGCGCGCCACGCACCGCGCGTATCTGGGGTTCATGTGGGCCCACCCGGGCAAGCAACTCCTGTTCATGGGGCAGGAGTTCGCGCAGGGGGCGGAGTGGTCGGAGGCGCACGGCCCGGACTGGTGGCTGCTGGACCCGTCGTACGGGGCGGCGCACGACCACCGCGGGGTACGGGACCTGGTGCGCGACCTGAACGCGGTGTACACGGCGGCCCCCGCCCTGTGGCAGCGCGACACCGACCCGGGCGGATTCGCCTGGGTGGCGGGTGACGCGGCGGAGGACAACGTCTTCGCGTTCCTGCGCTACGACGCGCACGGCGCCCCGCTCCTGTCGGTCTCCAACTTCTCGCCGGTGGTGCGGCACCAGTACCGGCTGGGGGTGCCGGAGTCGGTGCCGGAGTGGCACGAGGTGCTCAATACCGACACCGGTCTCTACGGTGGTGGGGACGTCCGCAACACGGACCCGCTGAAGCCCGAGCCGGTGCCGTACCACGGGCGGCCGTCCAGCATCGGGCTGACGCTGCCGCCGCTGGCGACGGTGTGGTTGAGGCCGGTCTGA
- a CDS encoding HelD family protein, producing MSTEELQNEQQFVSRLYERLDALRERAEAAVQGSFAQVGKGLQARVERDVLVAERSGLLSALNSVESGLCFGRIDFTDGSRYHIGRIGIREEADENNERTPLVIDWRARIARPFYLATGHSPMGLRRRRHLTTDGRTVTALHDEILDLTDTERTGHEGSDADAVLLAALDSARTGRMHDIVQTIQAEQDEIIRAPHHGILVVEGGPGTGKTAVALHRAAYLLYAHRDQLARRAVLVVGPNPAFLGYIGEVLPSLGETGVLLATPAELFPGVTATGTDTPAAAAVKGRTEMAEALAAFVRDLQRTPEPGEPLVIPHDDGDLLLDWTIADAARERARSTLLPHNLARPHFAFRIIDDLTAQLADRLGADPYGGPNFLGPDDLAQIGKAVASSPEVHAAIEELWPVLTPQQVVAAYLTDPVHLPDADADAIRRKGGDWTAADVPLLDEAAELLGEDDSAVRAAAEAARQEQVAFAQGVLDLSLGSESFEFEDEESELLAAHDIIDAERMAERHEEADHRSAAERAAADRTWAFGHIIVDEAQELSPMVWRLLMRRCPTRSMTLVGDPAQTAEPGGVGDWATMLAPYVDDRYELVRLGINYRTPAEIMKVAAAVPSAVDPAFRPPRSIRSTGVAPWVRATEDLPRAVADAVADERADERRLAVIAPAVLHRELAAALPDVDDGEPDLHRLVVLLDPRQAKGLEFDTVIVVEPGLILTGSPRGTSDLYVALTRATQRAGIVHTGGGLPECLSCAADARP from the coding sequence TTGTCAACCGAGGAATTGCAGAACGAGCAGCAATTCGTCTCACGGCTCTACGAGCGGCTGGACGCGCTCCGGGAGCGCGCCGAAGCCGCCGTCCAGGGCTCGTTCGCCCAGGTGGGCAAGGGGCTGCAGGCGCGTGTCGAGCGCGATGTGCTGGTCGCCGAACGGTCCGGGCTGCTCAGCGCGCTGAATTCGGTGGAATCCGGGCTCTGCTTCGGCCGTATTGATTTCACCGACGGATCCAGGTACCACATCGGGCGTATCGGAATCCGCGAAGAGGCCGACGAGAACAACGAACGCACCCCGCTGGTGATCGACTGGCGCGCGCGGATCGCGCGGCCTTTCTACCTCGCCACCGGGCATTCCCCGATGGGGCTGCGCCGCCGCCGGCACCTCACCACCGACGGCCGGACCGTCACCGCGCTCCACGACGAGATCCTCGACCTCACCGACACCGAGCGGACCGGACACGAGGGGTCCGACGCCGACGCGGTGCTCCTCGCGGCCCTGGACTCCGCGCGCACCGGCCGGATGCACGACATCGTGCAGACGATCCAGGCCGAACAGGACGAGATCATCCGGGCCCCGCACCACGGGATCCTCGTCGTCGAGGGCGGCCCCGGCACCGGCAAGACCGCGGTGGCCCTGCACCGCGCCGCGTACCTCCTCTACGCGCACCGCGACCAGCTCGCCCGCCGCGCCGTACTCGTCGTCGGCCCCAACCCGGCCTTCCTCGGCTACATCGGCGAGGTGCTGCCCTCGCTCGGCGAGACAGGCGTACTGCTCGCCACACCGGCCGAACTCTTCCCCGGTGTGACCGCCACCGGCACGGACACCCCGGCGGCCGCGGCCGTCAAGGGGCGTACGGAGATGGCGGAGGCGCTGGCCGCCTTCGTACGCGACCTCCAGCGCACCCCGGAGCCCGGCGAGCCGCTGGTGATCCCGCACGACGACGGCGATCTGCTGCTCGACTGGACCATCGCCGACGCCGCCCGTGAGCGGGCCCGCTCGACGCTGCTGCCGCACAACCTGGCACGCCCGCACTTCGCGTTCCGCATCATCGACGACCTGACCGCGCAGCTGGCCGACCGGCTCGGCGCCGATCCCTACGGGGGGCCCAACTTCCTGGGCCCCGACGATCTCGCACAGATCGGCAAGGCCGTCGCGTCCAGCCCCGAAGTGCACGCCGCCATCGAGGAGTTGTGGCCCGTCCTCACCCCGCAGCAGGTGGTCGCCGCCTACCTCACCGACCCGGTGCATCTGCCGGACGCCGACGCGGACGCCATTCGCCGCAAGGGCGGCGACTGGACGGCGGCCGATGTCCCGCTGCTCGACGAGGCCGCCGAGCTGCTCGGTGAGGACGACTCCGCGGTACGCGCGGCTGCCGAGGCGGCCCGTCAGGAGCAGGTCGCCTTCGCCCAGGGCGTCCTCGACCTGTCGCTGGGCTCCGAGTCCTTCGAGTTCGAGGACGAGGAGTCCGAACTGCTCGCGGCGCACGACATCATCGACGCCGAGCGGATGGCCGAGCGCCACGAGGAAGCCGATCACCGCAGCGCCGCCGAACGCGCGGCGGCCGACCGCACCTGGGCCTTCGGCCACATCATCGTGGACGAGGCGCAGGAGCTGTCGCCGATGGTGTGGCGGCTGCTGATGCGGCGCTGCCCGACCCGCTCGATGACGCTGGTCGGCGACCCGGCCCAGACCGCCGAGCCAGGCGGCGTGGGCGACTGGGCGACGATGCTGGCCCCGTACGTCGACGACCGCTACGAGCTGGTGCGGCTCGGCATCAACTACCGCACCCCCGCCGAGATCATGAAGGTCGCGGCCGCCGTCCCGAGCGCCGTGGACCCGGCGTTCCGGCCGCCGCGCTCCATCCGCTCCACGGGGGTGGCGCCCTGGGTTCGGGCCACGGAAGACCTGCCCCGCGCGGTGGCCGACGCCGTGGCGGACGAGCGCGCCGACGAGCGCAGGCTCGCGGTGATTGCGCCCGCCGTGCTCCACCGCGAACTGGCCGCCGCGCTCCCGGACGTCGACGACGGCGAGCCGGACCTGCACCGGCTCGTCGTCCTGCTGGACCCCCGGCAGGCGAAGGGGCTTGAGTTCGACACCGTGATCGTGGTCGAGCCCGGCCTGATCCTGACCGGTTCACCGCGCGGCACGAGCGACCTGTACGTGGCCCTGACCCGGGCCACCCAGCGGGCCGGCATCGTGCACACCGGTGGCGGACTGCCGGAGTGCCTCAGCTGCGCGGCGGACGCCCGCCCGTGA
- the trxA gene encoding thioredoxin produces the protein MIHAEGVDAVTDADFDTEVLAAELPVLVEFTADWCGPCRQLAPVLSAVAGEEAGRLKVVQLDVDSNPDVMVRYGVMSMPTLMVFRDGEPVKSMVGARPKRRLLQELADVL, from the coding sequence ATGATCCACGCAGAGGGCGTCGACGCCGTGACCGACGCCGATTTCGACACCGAGGTGCTCGCGGCAGAACTGCCGGTCCTGGTCGAGTTCACCGCCGACTGGTGCGGGCCGTGCCGGCAGCTCGCGCCGGTGCTGAGCGCAGTGGCGGGCGAGGAGGCCGGACGCCTCAAGGTCGTACAGCTCGACGTCGACAGCAATCCGGACGTGATGGTCCGGTACGGGGTGATGTCGATGCCGACACTGATGGTCTTCCGCGACGGGGAGCCGGTGAAGTCGATGGTGGGTGCCCGCCCGAAGCGGCGGCTGCTTCAGGAACTCGCCGACGTGCTCTGA
- a CDS encoding MerR family transcriptional regulator has translation MRIGELAERAGTTTRALRYYESRELLPARRAVNGYRTYDEDDLRLLQQIRTLQDFGFDLEETRPFVECLRAGHPAGDVCPASLAVYRRKLSELDALIGQLQGVRRQVGAELARAEAELPGGPEPRCELSDGDEWEEHRR, from the coding sequence ATGCGAATCGGCGAGCTGGCGGAGCGGGCCGGCACCACCACCCGTGCTCTGCGCTACTACGAGTCCCGGGAGCTGCTGCCCGCACGGCGGGCGGTGAACGGCTACCGCACCTACGACGAGGACGATCTGCGGCTGCTCCAGCAGATCAGGACGCTCCAGGACTTCGGCTTCGACCTGGAGGAGACCAGGCCGTTCGTCGAGTGCCTGCGCGCCGGGCACCCGGCAGGTGACGTCTGCCCCGCCTCGCTCGCCGTGTACCGGCGCAAGCTGTCCGAACTGGATGCGCTGATCGGGCAGCTCCAGGGGGTCCGCCGGCAGGTGGGGGCGGAACTGGCCCGCGCCGAGGCGGAGTTGCCGGGTGGCCCGGAGCCGCGCTGTGAACTGTCCGACGGGGACGAGTGGGAGGAACACCGGAGATGA
- a CDS encoding MFS transporter codes for MNLVVKQPVAEMEGPYRRRWWALLVLCLSLLIIVMANTALTVAAPDMTRDLGLSSADLQWVIDGYTVPYAALMLLLGAIGDKYSRRGALVLGLVVFGGGAVAGSLVGSATGVIAARAVMGIGAAMIMPATLSLLAASFPRAERAKAIVLWTATAGLAIAAGPLVAGALLQHHGWASTFLINVPIAVLAIIGAFVLVPPSKAGHDGRIDYVGGLLSVVSVGALVYMIIEGPHFGWGAKAVTAAVVAGAGFVVFVLWELRHPRPVLDVRRYLDRGFAGSNLAVALFFLAVFGAFYYLTQHLQFVLGFNAFETGVRMLPLAGAVFVGSALTGVLTPRLGMRVTVTAGMVGGTASLALLTRTDAGSGYGEFVLPLVLLGLAIGLALSPCTDAIMGAFPESELGVGGAVNDTSIELGGSLGIAILGSVLSGAYSSHLADAVGGKLPAGALSTAQDSVGAGLAVAQKAAATAGPEQGRALVDAVNSAFSQAVAHTSLVGAVILGVGTVLVAVLIPGRGGRTEPEAAPEKEPAATAA; via the coding sequence ATGAATCTCGTGGTGAAGCAACCGGTGGCGGAGATGGAAGGGCCCTACCGGCGCCGCTGGTGGGCGCTGCTGGTTCTGTGCCTGAGCCTGCTGATCATCGTCATGGCGAACACCGCCCTGACGGTCGCCGCCCCCGACATGACGCGGGACCTGGGGCTCAGCAGCGCCGATCTCCAGTGGGTCATCGACGGCTACACCGTCCCCTACGCGGCGCTGATGCTGCTGCTCGGTGCCATCGGTGACAAGTACAGCAGGCGCGGCGCGCTGGTGCTGGGGCTCGTCGTCTTCGGCGGGGGAGCGGTCGCCGGGTCGCTGGTCGGCAGTGCGACGGGCGTCATCGCGGCCCGCGCCGTCATGGGGATCGGCGCGGCGATGATCATGCCCGCCACGCTGTCGCTGCTCGCCGCGAGCTTCCCACGCGCCGAGCGGGCCAAGGCGATCGTCCTGTGGACGGCCACCGCCGGGCTCGCCATAGCCGCCGGCCCGCTGGTCGCCGGGGCGCTGCTCCAGCACCACGGCTGGGCCTCGACGTTCCTGATCAACGTACCCATCGCGGTCCTCGCCATCATCGGCGCCTTCGTCCTCGTACCCCCGTCGAAGGCCGGTCACGACGGCCGGATCGACTACGTGGGCGGGCTGCTCTCGGTGGTCTCCGTCGGCGCCCTCGTCTACATGATCATTGAGGGTCCGCACTTCGGCTGGGGCGCCAAGGCCGTCACCGCCGCCGTCGTGGCGGGCGCCGGGTTCGTCGTGTTCGTGCTGTGGGAGCTGCGGCACCCGCGCCCGGTCCTCGACGTACGGCGCTACCTCGACCGGGGGTTCGCCGGGTCGAATCTCGCCGTCGCGCTCTTCTTCCTGGCCGTGTTCGGCGCCTTCTACTACCTGACCCAGCACCTCCAGTTCGTCCTGGGCTTCAACGCCTTCGAGACCGGGGTACGGATGTTGCCGCTGGCCGGCGCGGTCTTCGTCGGCTCGGCGCTGACCGGAGTTCTGACGCCCCGGCTCGGGATGCGCGTCACGGTCACCGCGGGCATGGTCGGCGGCACGGCCTCGCTGGCGCTGCTCACCCGGACCGACGCGGGCTCGGGGTACGGGGAGTTCGTCCTGCCCCTGGTCCTGCTCGGCCTGGCCATCGGGCTCGCCCTCTCACCGTGCACCGACGCGATCATGGGCGCGTTCCCCGAGTCCGAACTCGGCGTCGGCGGCGCGGTCAACGACACCTCGATCGAGCTGGGCGGCTCGCTGGGCATCGCGATTCTCGGATCGGTACTCTCCGGCGCGTACTCCTCGCACCTCGCGGACGCGGTCGGCGGCAAGCTGCCCGCCGGTGCGCTGAGCACCGCTCAGGACTCGGTGGGCGCCGGCCTCGCCGTTGCCCAGAAGGCCGCCGCCACCGCGGGCCCCGAGCAGGGGCGCGCCCTGGTGGACGCGGTGAACAGCGCCTTCTCGCAGGCGGTCGCCCACACCAGCCTGGTCGGCGCGGTGATCCTCGGGGTGGGTACGGTGCTGGTCGCCGTCCTGATCCCGGGCCGCGGCGGGCGTACGGAACCGGAGGCGGCGCCGGAGAAGGAGCCGGCGGCCACCGCGGCCTGA
- a CDS encoding TetR/AcrR family transcriptional regulator: protein MGPVTSGRADANRRRILDVALTELLHDPDASMDQIARAAGVVRRTVYGHFPSREALIAALVDNATAAVVEAHATGREGISDPAEALARATLAVWEIADRYRLLVALAQRSVTMAGIKQRLTPVREICTALLQYGLDEGTFTSPLTAAALSYVHEQALFGLMEAVNEGALPAEEGGAAAASTLLMTAGVPASRAATVVRAALGRGGGGE, encoded by the coding sequence ATGGGGCCTGTGACTTCCGGACGAGCAGACGCCAACCGCCGCCGCATCCTGGACGTGGCGCTCACCGAGCTGCTGCACGACCCGGACGCCTCGATGGATCAGATCGCCCGCGCGGCCGGAGTCGTACGCCGCACCGTCTACGGCCACTTCCCCAGCCGCGAGGCGCTGATCGCCGCGCTCGTCGACAACGCGACGGCAGCCGTGGTCGAGGCCCACGCCACCGGCCGCGAAGGCATCAGCGACCCGGCCGAAGCGCTGGCCCGCGCGACCCTCGCGGTCTGGGAGATCGCCGACCGCTACCGGCTGCTGGTCGCACTGGCCCAGCGCAGCGTCACGATGGCGGGCATCAAACAGCGCCTCACCCCGGTACGTGAGATCTGCACGGCGCTGCTCCAATACGGCCTGGACGAGGGCACGTTCACCTCACCTCTGACCGCGGCGGCCCTGTCGTACGTGCATGAGCAGGCGCTGTTCGGCCTGATGGAGGCCGTCAATGAAGGAGCCCTCCCGGCGGAGGAGGGCGGAGCGGCGGCGGCCAGCACCCTGCTGATGACAGCGGGCGTACCGGCATCGCGAGCGGCCACAGTGGTGCGCGCGGCACTGGGGCGGGGGGGCGGCGGGGAGTGA
- a CDS encoding alcohol dehydrogenase catalytic domain-containing protein, which yields MTSTPTSRAMQVAEPGGPFTLVRTELPEPGPGRVRIAVEACGICHSDAMITGGMLPGVTFPVTTGHEIAGRIDAIGAGVEGWDAGDRVAVGWYGGSCGYCEACREGDGVNCPRLEIPGAAYPGGYADAVVVPAVALARVPDALTSVEAAPLACAGVTVFNALRRSAAGPGDLVAILGLGGLGHLGVQFASKMGFRTVAIARGAEKAKLAHSLGARHYIDSTAEHVADALQNLGGAKAVLATVTHGPAMTETFDGLGRRGELIVVGATPDEMTFTGLQFITDTKKVYGHASGTAVDTEDTLRFAEQTGVRSWTDEAPLEEADEAFSRMLSGAARFRMVLTTGR from the coding sequence ATGACATCCACGCCCACATCCCGCGCCATGCAGGTCGCCGAGCCCGGCGGCCCCTTCACCCTCGTACGGACCGAACTTCCGGAACCGGGGCCTGGCCGCGTCAGGATCGCGGTGGAGGCGTGCGGGATCTGCCACTCCGACGCGATGATCACCGGCGGAATGCTGCCCGGGGTGACGTTCCCGGTGACCACCGGCCATGAGATCGCGGGCCGGATCGACGCGATCGGCGCGGGCGTCGAGGGCTGGGATGCCGGGGACCGGGTCGCTGTCGGCTGGTACGGCGGCAGCTGCGGCTACTGCGAGGCATGCCGGGAGGGCGACGGCGTCAACTGCCCCCGTCTGGAGATCCCGGGCGCCGCCTACCCCGGCGGGTACGCCGACGCGGTCGTCGTACCGGCGGTCGCCCTGGCCCGCGTCCCCGACGCACTGACCTCTGTGGAGGCGGCCCCGCTGGCCTGCGCGGGCGTCACGGTCTTCAACGCGCTGCGGCGCAGCGCGGCCGGCCCGGGCGACCTGGTCGCGATTCTCGGACTCGGCGGACTGGGCCACCTCGGCGTTCAGTTCGCGTCGAAGATGGGGTTCCGTACGGTGGCCATCGCCCGGGGTGCGGAGAAGGCGAAGCTGGCCCACAGCCTCGGCGCCAGGCACTACATCGACAGCACGGCCGAGCACGTCGCGGACGCGCTGCAGAATCTGGGCGGAGCGAAGGCCGTCCTCGCCACGGTCACCCACGGCCCGGCCATGACGGAGACCTTCGACGGTCTGGGACGGCGCGGCGAACTCATCGTGGTCGGGGCCACCCCCGACGAAATGACCTTCACCGGACTGCAGTTCATCACCGACACGAAGAAGGTCTACGGCCACGCGTCGGGCACCGCCGTGGACACGGAGGACACCCTGCGCTTCGCCGAGCAGACCGGAGTCCGCTCGTGGACCGATGAGGCACCGCTGGAGGAGGCGGACGAGGCGTTCAGCAGGATGCTGTCGGGCGCGGCACGCTTCCGCATGGTCCTCACGACCGGGCGCTGA
- a CDS encoding DNA-3-methyladenine glycosylase I → MKHPEHRCVWADSSDLMAAYHDEEWGRPSHDDRYLFEFLVLEGAQAGLSWSTVLNKRANYRQLLDGFDPVRIAEYDEDKLAELLGDPGIVRNRLKVASLVKNARAFLAVQKEFGSFDTYLWQWTGGKPVINRPGPGDPLATSTELSDRISKDLKRRGFTFVGTTIVYAYLEAVGVVDDHWAGCPAVVAPLPG, encoded by the coding sequence ATGAAGCACCCCGAACACCGCTGCGTCTGGGCGGACAGCTCCGACCTGATGGCCGCCTACCACGACGAGGAGTGGGGCCGCCCCTCGCACGACGACCGCTACCTCTTCGAATTCCTCGTCCTGGAGGGCGCCCAGGCCGGCCTCTCCTGGTCGACCGTGCTCAACAAGCGGGCCAACTACCGGCAGCTGCTTGACGGGTTCGACCCGGTGCGGATCGCCGAGTACGACGAGGACAAGCTGGCGGAGCTGCTCGGCGACCCGGGCATCGTACGGAACCGGCTGAAGGTCGCCTCGCTGGTCAAGAACGCCCGGGCCTTCCTCGCCGTACAGAAGGAGTTCGGCTCGTTCGACACGTACCTCTGGCAGTGGACCGGCGGGAAGCCGGTCATCAACCGGCCGGGGCCCGGCGACCCTCTCGCGACCAGTACCGAGCTCTCCGACCGGATCAGCAAGGACCTCAAGCGGCGCGGCTTCACCTTTGTCGGCACCACCATCGTCTACGCCTACCTCGAAGCCGTGGGCGTCGTCGACGACCACTGGGCGGGCTGCCCGGCAGTGGTCGCGCCACTGCCGGGCTGA